In Methylovirgula sp., a single genomic region encodes these proteins:
- a CDS encoding organic hydroperoxide resistance protein, with protein MTTLYSTRVTASGGRHGFIQSEDGLLDLKLALPPQLGGKGGATNPEQLFAGGYAACFENALLRVGREAGHRFADDDVTVVAEIGLSRNEADAFVLSAALAVTIVGVDQATAEKLVHGAHAICPYSNAIKGNVDVATTVIVK; from the coding sequence ATGACAACTCTTTATTCGACCCGGGTCACCGCGAGCGGCGGCCGGCACGGCTTCATCCAAAGCGAGGACGGCCTTCTCGATCTGAAACTGGCTCTCCCGCCGCAGCTCGGCGGCAAAGGAGGTGCGACCAATCCCGAACAGCTCTTCGCCGGTGGCTATGCGGCCTGTTTCGAGAATGCGCTTTTGCGCGTTGGACGTGAAGCCGGTCATCGTTTCGCTGACGACGACGTCACGGTCGTCGCCGAGATCGGCCTCAGTCGTAACGAGGCAGACGCATTTGTGCTGTCAGCCGCGCTCGCAGTAACAATTGTCGGCGTCGATCAGGCCACCGCGGAGAAGCTTGTGCATGGAGCCCATGCCATTTGCCCGTACTCGAATGCGATCAAAGGTAATGTCGACGTTGCAACAACTGTTATCGTAAAGTAA
- a CDS encoding carboxymuconolactone decarboxylase family protein: MKDDEALGGRLPLIDVAQLDPNQRQLLDYLEASKFPWAEKSGFRSRLSDGRLIGPFNVFLFSPQMARAFNAWVDAESACTSLAEDVRQIVILTIGVVWRADYEIYAHLAVARSAGVDEATLSAIQEKKDPEAAPDAIRIAWQFTHQLVETHGVENNLYRQATAMFGEHGLVDMLNLIGLYLSTSALLNAFAVPAPQS, encoded by the coding sequence ATGAAAGACGACGAGGCACTTGGAGGACGGCTACCTCTAATCGACGTCGCCCAACTCGATCCGAATCAGAGACAGCTCCTCGACTATCTGGAAGCGAGCAAGTTTCCGTGGGCCGAGAAGTCCGGCTTTCGATCACGTCTGTCCGACGGCCGGCTAATCGGTCCTTTCAATGTGTTCCTCTTCAGCCCACAGATGGCGCGCGCCTTCAACGCCTGGGTCGACGCGGAGAGCGCATGTACGTCGCTCGCTGAAGATGTGCGGCAAATCGTGATTCTCACGATCGGCGTTGTATGGCGTGCGGATTATGAAATCTACGCGCATCTCGCGGTCGCCCGATCTGCCGGCGTCGACGAGGCAACCCTTTCCGCCATTCAGGAGAAAAAGGATCCGGAGGCGGCCCCCGACGCCATCCGAATCGCCTGGCAGTTCACACACCAATTGGTCGAGACACACGGTGTAGAAAACAACCTCTATAGGCAGGCAACAGCGATGTTCGGAGAGCATGGCCTCGTCGATATGCTCAACCTTATTGGACTGTACCTGTCTACCTCTGCCCTTTTGAACGCATTCGCGGTTCCCGCGCCTCAGTCATAA